From one Streptomyces sp. N50 genomic stretch:
- a CDS encoding carboxymuconolactone decarboxylase family protein, with the protein MDARLNYLSSPIAGKAAKQFMAVGRTLKGSALPALTQELVALRVSQINGCAICIDMHTKEAAAEGETSVRLNLVAAWREATVFTEAERAALELAEEGTRVADAAGGVSDEVWAHAAKHYDDEQLTTLVILVSFMNSVNRLNIITRQPCAGDYEPGLFG; encoded by the coding sequence ATGGACGCACGACTGAACTACCTCTCCAGCCCGATCGCCGGCAAGGCCGCCAAGCAGTTCATGGCGGTGGGCCGGACGCTCAAGGGGTCGGCGCTGCCGGCGCTGACGCAGGAGCTGGTGGCGTTGCGGGTGAGCCAGATCAACGGCTGCGCCATCTGCATCGACATGCACACCAAGGAGGCCGCGGCCGAGGGCGAGACCTCGGTGCGGCTGAACCTGGTCGCGGCCTGGCGGGAGGCCACGGTCTTCACCGAGGCGGAGCGGGCCGCGCTGGAGCTGGCCGAGGAGGGGACCCGGGTCGCGGACGCGGCCGGCGGGGTGAGCGACGAGGTGTGGGCGCACGCCGCCAAGCACTACGACGACGAGCAGCTCACCACGCTCGTCATCCTGGTCTCCTTCATGAACTCGGTGAACCGGCTGAACATCATCACCCGGCAGCCGTGCGCGGGCGACTATGAGCCCGGGCTGTTCGGCTGA
- a CDS encoding cysteine hydrolase, protein MPSHEQLSEILDTVSTALLTVECQQGVVGPDSALPELALAARQSGALANVARLVAAAHESGVQVIHAVAERRPDGRGANRNARLFRAAERLPVQQLSGTTAVRVAPPIEVADEDFVVRRLHGLSPIQGTDVDALLRNLGCRTLIVTGVSANVAIPNAVFDAVNRGYTVVVPRDAIAGVPADYTPAMIRNTLALVATVATTDEVLGCLKRPRRARRG, encoded by the coding sequence ATGCCGTCGCACGAACAACTCAGTGAGATCCTCGACACGGTGAGCACTGCCCTGCTGACCGTCGAATGTCAACAGGGCGTGGTCGGACCGGACAGCGCGCTGCCCGAACTCGCCCTCGCCGCACGCCAGTCGGGCGCGCTCGCGAACGTGGCCCGACTCGTCGCCGCCGCGCACGAGAGCGGGGTGCAGGTGATCCACGCCGTCGCCGAGCGCCGCCCGGACGGGCGCGGCGCGAACCGCAACGCCCGGCTGTTCCGCGCCGCCGAACGCCTGCCCGTGCAGCAGCTGTCGGGGACCACGGCGGTGCGCGTGGCGCCCCCGATCGAGGTCGCCGACGAGGACTTCGTCGTACGACGGCTGCACGGTCTGTCGCCGATCCAGGGCACCGACGTCGACGCGCTGCTGCGCAATCTCGGCTGCCGCACACTGATCGTCACCGGCGTCTCGGCCAACGTGGCCATACCCAACGCGGTGTTCGACGCCGTCAACCGCGGCTACACCGTCGTCGTCCCCAGGGACGCCATCGCGGGGGTGCCCGCTGACTACACCCCCGCGATGATCCGCAACACCCTCGCATTGGTCGCTACGGTCGCGACCACGGACGAGGTGCTGGGCTGTCTCAAACGGCCGCGCAGGGCGCGTCGTGGCTGA
- a CDS encoding pyridoxamine 5'-phosphate oxidase family protein, with product MTATQRRGRKIMMTPEELDEFLTTERTCRVATLSADGAPHVSPLWFAWDGTSLWLYSITRSKRWSDLRRDPRVAVVIDGGHAYDELRGVELSGTAEFVGEAPRTGEPHPELVPVEKLFAQKNFGLDAMPYDGRHAWVRLTPDTLASWDFRKLGAL from the coding sequence ATGACCGCCACTCAGCGTCGAGGCCGGAAGATCATGATGACACCCGAGGAACTGGACGAGTTCCTCACCACCGAACGCACCTGCCGCGTCGCGACCCTCTCCGCGGACGGCGCGCCCCATGTGAGCCCCCTCTGGTTCGCCTGGGACGGCACCTCGCTGTGGTTGTACTCGATCACCCGCAGCAAGCGCTGGTCCGACCTGCGCCGCGACCCGCGCGTCGCGGTGGTCATCGACGGCGGCCACGCCTACGACGAGTTGCGCGGCGTCGAACTCTCCGGCACCGCCGAGTTCGTCGGCGAGGCCCCGCGCACGGGCGAGCCCCATCCCGAACTCGTCCCCGTGGAGAAGCTGTTCGCCCAGAAGAACTTCGGGCTGGACGCGATGCCGTACGACGGGCGGCACGCGTGGGTACGACTGACGCCGGACACGCTGGCGTCCTGGGACTTCCGTAAGTTGGGGGCGCTGTAG
- a CDS encoding pyridoxamine 5'-phosphate oxidase family protein produces the protein MESTMQGTAYTPTDRTAPTRSAERASYDKELVHAILDQAYVCHLGFVRDGAPVVLPTLYGRVGERLYVHGSTGARPLRMTGQADPGLPVCLTVTHVDGLVLARSAFHHSINYRSVVVHGIAHQVTDPEEKRTALDALVDHVVPGRSADSRPANKKELAATMVIRLDLDEVSAKLRTGGANDDPEDLDLPHWAGVVPLSPAYGAPLPNDDLAPGTELPSYLAAL, from the coding sequence ATGGAGAGCACCATGCAGGGGACCGCCTACACACCGACCGACCGGACCGCACCCACCCGCTCCGCGGAACGGGCGTCGTACGACAAGGAGTTGGTGCACGCGATACTCGACCAGGCCTACGTCTGCCACCTCGGCTTCGTGCGGGACGGCGCGCCGGTCGTGCTGCCGACGCTGTACGGGCGGGTCGGCGAGCGGCTGTACGTGCACGGGTCGACGGGCGCGCGCCCGCTGCGGATGACGGGGCAGGCCGACCCGGGGCTGCCGGTCTGTCTGACGGTCACGCACGTCGACGGCCTGGTGCTGGCCCGTTCCGCGTTCCACCACTCGATCAACTACCGCTCCGTGGTGGTGCACGGCATCGCCCACCAGGTGACGGACCCCGAGGAGAAGCGGACGGCGCTGGACGCGCTGGTCGACCACGTCGTGCCGGGCCGGTCGGCGGACTCGCGGCCCGCCAACAAGAAGGAACTCGCCGCCACCATGGTGATCCGCCTCGACCTGGACGAGGTCTCCGCCAAGCTCCGCACCGGCGGCGCGAACGACGACCCCGAGGACCTGGACCTCCCCCACTGGGCCGGAGTGGTCCCGCTCTCCCCCGCCTACGGAGCCCCGCTCCCGAACGACGACCTGGCCCCCGGCACCGAACTCCCCTCCTACCTGGCCGCGTTGTAA
- a CDS encoding aminotransferase class I/II-fold pyridoxal phosphate-dependent enzyme produces MLGGYRIEGRRAADIAADVERAVGSGELEPGQLLPPMRELAVELGVNPNTVAAAYRTLRERGVIETAGRRGSRVRPKPATTGREHIRVDVPAGVRDVSHGNPDPAQLPSLVGAFTYAAERADREPVMYGDDPVEPELARIARAELDADGVPAGPVAVASGSLDAIERVLAAHLKPGDTVAVEDPGWGSLLDLVPALGLRVTPVRVDDEGPLPDDVRAALESGARALIVTDRAQNPTGAVVSATRARALRSVLRRHPETLLIEDDHGHGIVDQPLHPLAGTTRTWAFVRSVAKAYGPDLRLAVLTGDAVTLDRVRGRQRLGPGWASRITQRAVARLWADGAVDTPAVAAAYGARRDALIAALAERGVAAHGTSGLNVWIPVPDETGAVSRLLHAGWAVAPGARFRLSAPPGIRVTVSTLTADEAGPLAEAIASASGPAPVRGYV; encoded by the coding sequence GTGCTAGGAGGATATCGGATCGAAGGGCGACGCGCAGCGGACATCGCGGCGGACGTCGAGCGCGCGGTGGGTTCGGGAGAGCTGGAGCCCGGGCAACTGCTGCCGCCGATGCGGGAGTTGGCGGTCGAGCTGGGGGTGAACCCGAACACGGTCGCGGCCGCGTACCGGACGCTGCGGGAGCGCGGGGTCATAGAGACCGCCGGGCGCCGGGGCAGCCGGGTGCGGCCCAAGCCGGCCACGACCGGGCGCGAGCACATCCGGGTGGACGTGCCGGCGGGGGTGCGTGACGTGTCCCACGGCAACCCGGATCCGGCGCAACTGCCGTCCCTGGTAGGGGCGTTCACCTACGCCGCCGAACGCGCCGATCGCGAACCGGTCATGTACGGCGACGACCCGGTCGAACCGGAGCTGGCCCGCATCGCCCGCGCCGAGCTGGACGCGGACGGCGTGCCGGCCGGCCCCGTGGCCGTGGCTTCCGGCTCCCTGGACGCCATCGAGCGGGTCCTCGCCGCCCATCTGAAACCCGGGGACACCGTCGCCGTAGAAGATCCGGGGTGGGGCAGCCTCCTCGACCTCGTACCCGCGCTGGGGCTGCGCGTGACCCCTGTCCGGGTCGACGACGAAGGACCGCTCCCCGACGACGTGCGCGCCGCGCTGGAGTCCGGCGCGCGGGCCCTGATCGTCACCGACCGGGCGCAGAACCCCACCGGAGCCGTGGTGAGCGCCACGCGCGCGCGTGCCCTGCGTTCGGTGCTCCGCCGTCACCCGGAGACCCTGCTGATCGAGGACGACCACGGCCACGGCATCGTCGACCAGCCCCTGCACCCCCTGGCCGGCACCACCCGCACCTGGGCCTTCGTCCGCTCGGTCGCCAAGGCCTACGGCCCCGACCTGCGCCTCGCCGTGCTCACCGGCGACGCCGTCACCCTCGACCGCGTCCGCGGCCGCCAACGGCTGGGCCCGGGCTGGGCCAGCCGCATCACCCAGCGGGCCGTGGCCCGGCTGTGGGCCGACGGCGCGGTGGACACACCGGCGGTGGCGGCCGCGTACGGCGCCCGCCGCGACGCGCTGATCGCCGCGCTCGCCGAACGCGGGGTCGCGGCCCACGGCACCAGCGGCCTCAACGTCTGGATCCCGGTACCGGACGAGACCGGCGCCGTCTCCCGCCTCCTCCACGCCGGCTGGGCCGTGGCCCCGGGCGCCCGCTTCCGCCTGAGCGCGCCCCCGGGTATCCGCGTCACCGTCTCGACGCTGACGGCCGACGAGGCGGGGCCGTTGGCGGAGGCGATTGCTTCCGCGAGTGGGCCGGCGCCGGTTCGGGGCTACGTCTGA
- a CDS encoding LysR family transcriptional regulator, translating into MLNLERLRTLDALARHGSVSGAAEGLHVTTSAVSQQMSKLEREVGQQLLAKNGRGVRLTDAGRLLAEHAGRILSQVELAQADLEAQRGQVVGELRISAFPTAARGLFPTALAALRARHPALRVRSTEQEPENGIAGVVRGDLDLAVVLDWYNKPMPLPDGLVKAPILDDPADVAMPADHPLAGRDEVDLGEFADDEWITWAEGEFCHEWLMFTLRSRGIEPIIGHRAAETHTQLGLVAAGLGVCVVPLLGRNPMPAGVVTVPLKQRVRRHVYVVWRADADRRPSIRAAVEALRAAAETVG; encoded by the coding sequence ATGTTGAACCTGGAGCGCCTGCGCACCCTGGACGCCCTCGCCCGGCACGGTTCGGTCAGCGGCGCGGCCGAGGGGCTGCATGTGACGACCTCGGCCGTGTCGCAGCAGATGTCCAAACTGGAGCGCGAGGTGGGGCAGCAGCTCCTCGCCAAGAACGGTCGGGGGGTACGGCTCACCGACGCCGGCCGGCTCCTCGCGGAGCACGCGGGCCGCATCCTCTCCCAGGTGGAGCTGGCCCAGGCGGACCTGGAGGCCCAACGCGGCCAAGTGGTCGGCGAGTTGAGGATCTCCGCGTTCCCGACCGCCGCCCGCGGCTTGTTCCCCACCGCGCTCGCCGCCCTGCGCGCCCGCCACCCCGCCCTGCGCGTCCGCTCCACGGAACAGGAACCGGAGAACGGCATCGCCGGCGTCGTCCGCGGCGACCTCGACCTCGCCGTCGTCCTCGACTGGTACAACAAGCCGATGCCCCTGCCCGACGGCCTGGTCAAGGCGCCCATCCTGGACGACCCCGCCGACGTGGCGATGCCGGCCGATCACCCGCTGGCCGGGCGCGACGAGGTGGACCTCGGGGAGTTCGCCGACGACGAGTGGATCACCTGGGCCGAGGGCGAGTTCTGCCACGAGTGGCTGATGTTCACCCTGCGCTCCCGCGGCATCGAACCGATCATCGGCCACCGCGCCGCCGAGACCCACACCCAACTGGGCCTGGTCGCCGCCGGGTTGGGCGTGTGCGTCGTACCCCTGCTGGGCCGCAACCCGATGCCCGCCGGAGTCGTCACCGTCCCCCTGAAGCAACGGGTCCGCCGACACGTCTACGTGGTCTGGCGTGCCGACGCCGACCGCCGCCCGTCCATCCGCGCGGCGGTCGAGGCGCTGCGGGCGGCGGCGGAGACCGTCGGCTGA
- a CDS encoding Rieske (2Fe-2S) protein — MTSESFEPVTTPSRRTALAAVGAAGLAVALTACSSSDDSSSDTSSSSDTSNSTSTAGASTAQGDAGGTELAKTSDIPEGGGKIFASQGVVVTQPTAGTYKAFSSKCTHQGCAVSSISSGAIVCPCHGSEFSVTDGSVKKGPATQGLPAEQITVSGDSITLA, encoded by the coding sequence ATGACCAGCGAATCGTTCGAACCCGTCACCACGCCGTCCCGTCGCACCGCGTTGGCGGCGGTCGGCGCGGCGGGACTCGCCGTCGCGCTGACCGCGTGCTCGTCCAGCGACGACTCGTCGTCGGACACGTCGAGCTCCTCGGACACCTCGAACTCCACCAGCACGGCCGGCGCGTCCACCGCCCAGGGCGACGCGGGCGGCACCGAGCTCGCGAAGACCTCCGACATCCCCGAGGGCGGCGGCAAGATCTTCGCCAGCCAGGGCGTGGTCGTCACCCAGCCGACGGCGGGCACCTACAAGGCGTTCTCGTCGAAGTGCACCCACCAGGGCTGTGCGGTGAGCAGCATCAGCAGCGGGGCCATCGTCTGCCCGTGCCACGGCAGCGAGTTCTCCGTCACCGACGGCAGCGTCAAGAAGGGCCCGGCCACCCAGGGCCTGCCCGCCGAGCAGATCACCGTCTCCGGGGACTCGATCACCCTGGCGTGA
- a CDS encoding FMN-binding negative transcriptional regulator translates to MLIHPWDAPHDDAEWQHWLAAHDFGQLAVNGPSGEPPFVQPLHFAYDPGRGEAVTHLARPNPLLRALKTDPQVVLSVVDDYVYVPGPWQADPDGPPEHGVPTSFYAAVQLRCTAHLVDDPAETATLLNRQVGHFQPEGGSSTVAAGEAPYGRLLSGIRVVRLEVTGVRAKFKYANHRATEVQDRIAAGLVERDGPRDAVAREHLLRRREG, encoded by the coding sequence ATGCTCATCCACCCCTGGGACGCGCCGCACGACGACGCCGAGTGGCAACACTGGCTCGCCGCACACGACTTCGGCCAGCTGGCCGTCAACGGCCCTTCCGGCGAACCCCCGTTCGTCCAGCCCCTCCACTTCGCCTACGACCCCGGACGCGGCGAGGCGGTCACCCATCTCGCCCGCCCCAACCCCCTGTTGCGCGCACTGAAGACGGACCCCCAGGTGGTCCTGAGCGTCGTCGACGACTACGTCTACGTCCCCGGCCCCTGGCAGGCGGACCCGGACGGCCCGCCCGAGCACGGTGTGCCGACCAGCTTCTACGCGGCGGTCCAACTCCGGTGCACCGCCCACCTGGTGGACGACCCCGCCGAGACGGCGACCCTGCTCAACCGCCAGGTCGGCCACTTCCAGCCCGAGGGCGGCTCCTCGACGGTCGCCGCGGGCGAGGCGCCGTACGGACGGCTGTTGTCCGGCATCCGGGTCGTACGGCTCGAAGTGACAGGCGTACGGGCGAAGTTCAAGTACGCGAACCATCGCGCGACCGAGGTCCAGGACCGTATCGCGGCGGGGCTCGTGGAGCGGGATGGCCCTCGGGACGCGGTGGCCCGTGAGCATCTGCTACGGCGGCGCGAGGGCTGA
- a CDS encoding DMT family transporter: protein MSTVSTAATAAHTALKQAGDTTTPLPRRALDWRLRFGTLSLIWGFSFLLIKVGTHGYAPFHVTFGRLLFGTVVLAAAMAVKRERLPRGARTWAHLAVAAFLLNALPFSLFAYAELTIPSTLAGICNATSPLWGMALSLVALSEDRPTRLRVAGLGLGFLGVLTVLGAWQGFSGLDARGTAMALLASLSYAIGWIYVRRTLAGTGASHLSLTGAQLLLATAQLAAITPLFTSAPTHFPLLPLLAIAALGALGTGLAVLLQYGLVAEVGPTTAQMVTYFIPVIATAAGVAILGESLTWSTPVGAVIVLAGAALTQVRPRGRKHP from the coding sequence ATGAGCACAGTCAGCACCGCCGCGACCGCCGCCCACACAGCCCTGAAGCAGGCCGGGGACACCACCACGCCCCTCCCCCGCCGCGCCCTCGACTGGCGGCTGCGCTTCGGGACGCTCTCCCTCATCTGGGGCTTCAGCTTCCTGCTCATCAAGGTGGGCACGCACGGGTACGCGCCCTTCCACGTCACGTTCGGGCGGCTGCTGTTCGGGACGGTGGTGCTCGCGGCGGCGATGGCGGTGAAGCGGGAGCGGCTGCCGCGCGGTGCGCGCACGTGGGCCCACCTGGCGGTCGCCGCGTTCCTGCTCAACGCCCTGCCGTTCTCGCTCTTCGCCTACGCCGAGCTGACGATCCCGTCCACGCTCGCGGGCATCTGCAACGCGACCTCGCCGCTCTGGGGCATGGCCCTCTCCCTGGTCGCCCTCTCCGAGGACCGCCCGACCCGCCTCCGCGTCGCCGGCCTCGGCCTCGGTTTCCTGGGCGTCCTGACGGTCCTCGGCGCGTGGCAGGGCTTCAGCGGCCTGGACGCGAGGGGCACGGCGATGGCCCTGCTGGCCTCGCTCAGCTATGCGATCGGCTGGATCTACGTCCGCCGCACACTGGCGGGCACCGGCGCGTCGCATCTCTCCCTGACGGGCGCCCAGTTGCTGCTGGCCACAGCCCAACTGGCCGCCATCACCCCGCTGTTCACGTCCGCGCCGACCCACTTCCCCCTCCTCCCTCTCCTGGCGATCGCCGCACTGGGCGCCCTGGGCACGGGTCTCGCCGTCCTCCTCCAGTACGGCCTCGTCGCCGAAGTCGGCCCCACCACCGCCCAGATGGTCACGTACTTCATCCCGGTCATCGCCACGGCGGCGGGCGTCGCGATCCTCGGCGAGTCACTGACCTGGTCGACGCCGGTCGGAGCGGTGATCGTGCTGGCGGGGGCAGCGCTCACGCAGGTGCGGCCGAGAGGTCGTAAGCACCCGTGA